In a single window of the Tellurirhabdus bombi genome:
- a CDS encoding capsule assembly Wzi family protein: MRLWCLILGFFWFNAPSILAQSQPTNPYRFEVELGAFGATTDQIPFWLRTNQYGTVPLEGPAGTARIGIAREYRADSTSPSRRGFDWGASVYGVANTIIDGETKGLLPEAYVKARFRWLELYAGRRRELVGIGDSTLSSGFVTWSGNALPIPKIQLSMPDFVPLKFTKNFVAIKASYAHGWFNAPYIQGAFLHQKYIYARLGKPDKRFFFYVGLNHQVQWGGRADYLKNNPVAVNGKLTTAFRDYVNLVLGRYPEEMYNDQYSSFDGENRIGNHIGHFDFSAEWKSRGLNTLLYHQHIYEDASGINFFNIPDGLWGIRFRNMNPLDNQVFQLRKVVAELLTTMNQSGSVFDLRVRTQGRDNYFNHSQYREGWSYFGRTIGTPFIMPVSDLRPETQRISGTFFPNNRVQVWYLGLEGVFMQQIKLTAKLSYSRNYGTYNQGYVPPINQVSSLVAAQVRLPRLGGILLTGKLATDRGGLLPSSVGGYACISKIW; the protein is encoded by the coding sequence ATGCGGTTATGGTGCTTGATTTTGGGTTTTTTCTGGTTCAATGCTCCGTCAATTCTAGCCCAATCTCAGCCAACTAACCCATACCGATTTGAAGTTGAATTAGGCGCTTTCGGCGCAACAACGGATCAGATTCCTTTCTGGCTCCGAACCAATCAATATGGTACAGTGCCGTTGGAGGGCCCAGCCGGTACGGCCCGAATCGGGATTGCCCGGGAGTATCGGGCGGATTCCACGTCACCCAGTCGCCGCGGATTTGATTGGGGAGCGAGCGTGTATGGGGTTGCCAACACCATCATCGACGGAGAAACGAAAGGTCTCTTGCCGGAAGCGTACGTAAAAGCTCGTTTCCGGTGGTTGGAACTCTACGCGGGGCGGCGGCGCGAACTGGTGGGAATTGGCGATTCAACGCTTTCTTCGGGATTTGTTACTTGGTCGGGCAATGCCTTACCCATTCCGAAGATCCAGTTATCGATGCCTGATTTTGTGCCCCTTAAATTCACCAAAAATTTTGTGGCCATTAAAGCCAGCTACGCCCACGGCTGGTTTAATGCACCTTACATTCAGGGTGCTTTCCTGCATCAGAAATACATCTACGCGCGTCTGGGGAAACCCGATAAGCGTTTTTTCTTTTACGTGGGTTTAAACCATCAGGTTCAGTGGGGCGGTCGGGCCGATTATTTGAAAAACAATCCGGTTGCTGTAAACGGAAAATTGACTACTGCTTTTCGGGATTACGTAAATCTGGTTTTAGGGCGCTACCCGGAGGAGATGTATAACGATCAGTACAGCTCGTTTGACGGGGAAAATCGCATTGGGAACCACATTGGGCATTTTGATTTTAGCGCCGAATGGAAAAGCAGGGGCCTGAATACCTTGCTGTATCACCAGCATATCTATGAAGATGCGTCCGGCATTAATTTCTTCAATATCCCGGATGGCTTGTGGGGAATTCGTTTTCGCAACATGAACCCGCTTGATAATCAGGTTTTTCAGCTGAGGAAGGTAGTTGCCGAGTTGCTAACGACCATGAACCAGTCTGGTTCTGTTTTTGATCTGCGCGTCCGTACCCAGGGGCGGGACAATTACTTCAACCACAGCCAATACCGCGAAGGGTGGTCGTATTTTGGGCGTACCATTGGCACCCCGTTTATCATGCCGGTGAGCGATTTGCGGCCGGAAACGCAGCGCATCAGCGGCACGTTTTTTCCTAATAATCGGGTGCAGGTATGGTATCTGGGTCTGGAAGGCGTTTTTATGCAGCAGATCAAGCTAACGGCCAAGTTGTCTTACAGCCGGAATTATGGTACCTACAATCAGGGGTATGTACCGCCCATCAATCAGGTATCATCGCTGGTAGCCGCCCAGGTTCGGCTTCCGCGTTTGGGTGGAATTCTGCTAACAGGAAAATTGGCCACCGACCGGGGTGGATTATTACCCTCCAGCGTTGGCGGATACGCCTGTATATCAAAAATATGGTAA
- a CDS encoding cytochrome-c peroxidase codes for MKKNILLFIGTLLLSVLLFGWMEQSAQPEQAATERAKQQFTRDLEAFEQLLVSRLLPLAEKGTDTKALQQTFLLCRQGYKKLEHFTEYYAPGTSRLLNGAPLDEIEVEETKSFEPAGLQVVEELVYAEEGELDKAELIRQIKNLRNQVARIRTVWSVTELTDAHLFDALRLQVFRVITLGISGFDTPICKTAMTEAATSLASLRTYATYYPKNAETNTLNQLFEQAETYLTQHADFDTFDRAIFIRTLANPLTTKLLAYQKSLDIQPFNEARVLRADAATLFDSAVFNPDFYAPHADMRTNRWKVMLGEKLFFDPILSHNNSRSCASCHQPDRAFTDGLPKAATLTGKGAGLRNTPTILNAALQNGQFYDLRSQTLENQSLDVVHNIDEMHGSLDEAALKLQRLKEYMSLFQQAFPRFKGNVEPVQIQNALAAYERSLVRLNSRFDRYMRGEEKAMTLEEISGFNLFMGKAKCGICHFMPVFNGTIPPNFAKTESEVIGVPASSKVNAATGRHEIDGDLGRYALTKLDPLKYAFKTPTVRNTELTAPYMHNGVFKKLDEVVDFYDKGGGSGLKIALSNQTLPEDNLNLSAQEKEAIIAFMKALTDAPVQPSKGALASLTFSK; via the coding sequence ATGAAAAAGAACATCCTGCTGTTTATAGGCACGTTGTTGCTCAGTGTACTCTTGTTTGGCTGGATGGAACAATCGGCTCAGCCCGAACAGGCAGCTACGGAGCGGGCCAAGCAGCAATTCACGCGCGATCTGGAGGCATTTGAGCAGCTTCTGGTTAGCCGGTTGTTGCCACTGGCCGAAAAAGGAACGGACACAAAGGCCTTGCAGCAAACGTTTTTGCTTTGCCGACAGGGGTATAAAAAACTGGAACATTTTACGGAATATTACGCGCCGGGAACCAGCCGCCTGCTCAATGGTGCCCCGTTGGATGAAATTGAAGTTGAAGAAACAAAATCGTTTGAACCGGCGGGTCTTCAGGTAGTCGAAGAACTGGTTTATGCCGAAGAAGGCGAGTTGGACAAAGCAGAGTTAATTCGGCAGATCAAAAACCTGCGGAATCAGGTGGCCCGGATTCGGACGGTCTGGAGTGTAACCGAACTAACGGACGCTCATCTTTTTGATGCTTTGCGGTTGCAGGTTTTTCGAGTTATTACGCTAGGAATCAGCGGCTTTGATACCCCCATTTGCAAGACGGCCATGACCGAAGCCGCTACTTCGCTGGCCAGCCTGCGTACCTACGCCACCTACTACCCCAAAAATGCGGAAACCAATACGCTTAACCAATTATTCGAACAGGCAGAAACGTACTTGACGCAACACGCCGATTTTGATACGTTCGACCGGGCGATCTTCATTCGAACGCTGGCGAATCCGTTGACAACAAAGCTATTGGCTTATCAGAAATCCCTCGATATTCAGCCTTTTAACGAAGCACGGGTGCTGCGTGCGGATGCGGCAACGCTCTTTGACTCAGCGGTTTTTAACCCGGATTTCTACGCGCCCCACGCGGACATGCGCACCAACCGCTGGAAGGTGATGCTGGGCGAAAAGCTGTTTTTCGACCCTATTCTTTCGCATAACAATAGCCGTTCCTGCGCCAGTTGCCACCAGCCTGACCGGGCTTTTACGGATGGATTACCCAAAGCAGCTACGCTAACCGGCAAGGGTGCTGGCTTGCGGAATACGCCAACAATTCTGAATGCGGCCCTGCAAAACGGCCAGTTTTACGACCTACGTTCACAAACGCTCGAAAATCAGTCGCTTGATGTGGTGCATAACATCGACGAAATGCACGGTTCGCTCGACGAAGCCGCGCTGAAATTGCAACGTTTGAAAGAGTACATGAGTCTTTTTCAGCAGGCTTTCCCAAGATTCAAAGGCAATGTAGAACCGGTTCAGATTCAGAATGCATTGGCCGCTTACGAGCGTTCGCTGGTGCGGCTTAATTCCCGCTTCGATCGCTACATGCGGGGCGAGGAGAAGGCCATGACACTGGAAGAAATCAGTGGATTTAACCTGTTTATGGGTAAAGCCAAATGCGGCATTTGCCATTTCATGCCCGTTTTTAACGGAACAATACCCCCTAATTTTGCCAAGACAGAATCGGAAGTTATTGGCGTTCCAGCCAGCTCCAAAGTAAATGCCGCCACGGGTCGGCACGAAATTGATGGCGATTTGGGCCGTTATGCGCTCACCAAACTGGATCCGCTGAAATATGCTTTTAAGACCCCGACGGTTCGCAACACCGAATTAACGGCACCTTACATGCACAATGGGGTCTTTAAAAAATTGGACGAAGTAGTTGATTTTTATGACAAAGGAGGGGGCTCCGGCCTGAAAATTGCGTTAAGTAATCAAACGTTACCGGAGGATAACCTTAACTTGTCGGCACAGGAAAAAGAGGCTATCATTGCATTTATGAAAGCGCTCACGGATGCGCCGGTCCAGCCGTCAAAAGGGGCGTTGGCCAGTTTAACATTTTCTAAATAA
- a CDS encoding TonB-dependent receptor — protein sequence MPLSFFSSNSFRHSAGLTISFLSILSAAQAQPIPSDSTRERALDPVVVTATRYETRKELIPQKINIITQQDIALTPALDLTDIVKKTAAVNVIQYPSLSSGIGIRGFRPQFSGLNQRTLLLIDGRPAGVTNLSLINLNGIERIEVLKGPASSLYGSQAMGGVINVITRRSSGETKGNAFVEYGSFQTLQAGLNAGGNLSKRLDYDLSFAYFERSKDYKIGKNNWFRDGFDFTTARRNYANKPAEDIDDRKDDGQRRPFTQMHYYSGALRLGYQISRNWRVDVRGERFLARDVESPGDITYGTTEAGKKDVDRAAGEVSLTGQIGQHQPSLKVFTAEENSGIYTLNASGKPVIPYRSSSTGNNWQGIQVKDVWRLGNHSLIVGYDYLNASTESRRWSDATTERAPSQPDYALISSAFFAQALLRFDRLTVQPGVRYDNITFQVKDTPLLTTYQSGKKTNPFVSPSLGLTYELLPALRLKGTVGRAFVTPDAFSVAGYSEVRSSAGKISVIAGNPDLTNESSLSWDLGLSFSKPQVGLSANVTYFSTRVQNRIARVVSQVNEVLPNKDVIVSRTSYVNAADSEISGLETELTYDFGALSQYKYSLKVILNATSLFNATEVIVGTDASRIERDVYNVAKTNGNYGIEYDNLRKLRLRLSGRYVGPRKDTDFTDVASPEIEYPNYAVLDFAASYQLTRSHSLTLQVNNLTDENYYEKRGYNLPGRAISARYTLTF from the coding sequence ATGCCCCTTTCATTTTTTTCCAGTAATTCTTTTCGTCACTCCGCGGGTCTGACGATTTCTTTTCTCTCTATTCTGTCAGCCGCGCAGGCGCAACCCATCCCTTCGGATTCCACCCGCGAGCGGGCGCTTGACCCCGTGGTGGTGACGGCTACTCGTTATGAAACACGAAAAGAGCTTATTCCTCAGAAAATCAACATCATTACTCAGCAGGACATTGCCCTGACACCCGCGCTGGACCTAACCGACATCGTTAAAAAAACGGCGGCGGTCAACGTTATTCAGTATCCTAGTCTTTCGTCGGGTATCGGTATTCGGGGTTTTCGTCCGCAGTTTTCGGGTCTGAACCAGCGCACCCTGCTCCTGATCGACGGGCGGCCCGCTGGTGTTACCAACCTGTCGCTCATTAACCTGAACGGCATCGAGCGCATCGAAGTCCTGAAAGGTCCGGCCTCTTCCCTGTATGGTTCGCAGGCGATGGGCGGCGTCATTAACGTCATCACCCGGCGCTCCAGTGGCGAAACCAAAGGCAATGCGTTTGTAGAATACGGTAGTTTTCAAACGCTTCAGGCCGGATTAAACGCGGGTGGCAATCTAAGCAAGAGGCTAGACTATGACCTGTCATTTGCTTATTTTGAACGCTCTAAGGATTATAAGATCGGAAAAAATAACTGGTTTCGGGATGGCTTTGATTTTACAACCGCACGGCGGAACTACGCCAACAAGCCCGCCGAGGACATTGACGACCGAAAAGATGATGGCCAGCGCCGCCCATTTACGCAGATGCATTATTATTCCGGCGCCCTTCGCCTGGGCTACCAAATTAGCCGCAATTGGCGCGTCGATGTGCGGGGTGAGCGTTTTCTGGCCCGCGACGTAGAGTCGCCGGGCGACATTACCTACGGCACTACAGAAGCCGGTAAAAAAGACGTTGACCGCGCCGCCGGGGAAGTAAGTCTGACGGGGCAAATTGGCCAGCACCAACCCAGCCTGAAAGTGTTTACGGCAGAAGAAAATTCGGGCATTTATACCCTCAATGCATCCGGCAAACCGGTTATTCCCTACCGTTCGAGCAGCACCGGCAATAACTGGCAAGGCATTCAGGTCAAGGATGTCTGGCGGCTGGGGAATCACTCGCTGATTGTTGGCTACGATTACCTGAATGCATCCACCGAAAGCCGTCGCTGGTCGGATGCAACCACCGAGCGTGCACCGTCTCAACCCGATTACGCCCTGATTTCTTCCGCGTTTTTTGCCCAGGCGCTGCTGCGCTTCGACCGCCTGACGGTTCAACCCGGCGTTCGCTACGACAACATCACGTTTCAGGTGAAAGACACCCCTTTGCTGACCACCTACCAAAGCGGCAAAAAAACCAATCCGTTTGTCAGCCCCAGCCTCGGCCTGACCTATGAACTGCTGCCAGCCCTGCGCCTGAAAGGAACCGTGGGTCGCGCTTTTGTTACTCCCGATGCCTTCAGCGTAGCCGGTTATTCGGAGGTGCGTAGCTCGGCGGGTAAGATTTCGGTGATCGCCGGGAATCCGGACTTAACCAATGAAAGCAGTTTAAGCTGGGATTTAGGCTTGAGTTTCAGTAAACCGCAGGTAGGTCTTTCGGCCAATGTGACTTATTTTTCCACCCGCGTTCAAAACCGCATCGCCCGCGTGGTGAGTCAGGTCAACGAAGTACTGCCCAATAAGGATGTGATTGTTTCGCGGACCAGCTACGTCAATGCGGCCGACTCCGAAATTAGCGGCCTGGAAACCGAACTAACCTACGATTTCGGGGCGCTTAGTCAGTACAAATACTCGCTAAAAGTTATTCTGAACGCAACTTCGCTGTTTAACGCGACGGAGGTAATTGTCGGAACAGACGCCTCCCGGATCGAGCGCGATGTGTACAACGTTGCCAAAACAAACGGGAACTACGGCATTGAATACGATAACCTGCGCAAACTGCGGCTGCGGTTATCAGGGCGGTATGTTGGTCCCCGGAAAGACACGGACTTCACGGACGTGGCCAGCCCGGAAATCGAATACCCCAACTACGCTGTTCTTGATTTTGCTGCTTCGTATCAACTCACGCGCAGCCACAGCTTGACCCTGCAAGTCAACAACCTGACGGACGAAAATTACTACGAGAAGCGGGGATACAACCTGCCGGGACGGGCCATTTCAGCGCGGTATACATTGACCTTTTGA
- a CDS encoding PhoX family protein — protein MKKSYFNSKIATLVALVVAGCSTLDDHRPGPGATAVVLKDYSVNPSLVKALPGFEYLTINTLISSDDKLEQSPEFVFGAQPDGAGLMKNPNGEGFILIDNHEIHQSVSRVYLDKTFKPVKGEYIVDYVGGQWRLCSATLATPAEHGFGPLFLTAGESGAESMVHAIDPIGAIDKQNKNRVLPALGKASMENAVPLPKDAFVGKTVIIIGEDDSNGQLLAYVSNTVGDLNNGKLYFLRRPNQDPVETNMVQGQSYDVEFVEVTNPKASTGAQIAAQSVEKKAIQFARVEDIDYRKGGGANSREFYFTATGVSQADKITPVTGKTMWGRVYRVVLDANDPLKGKLSVVADGSVSPGDNIVNPDNLCVTENFVYIQEDGDSYYLENKHDGRIWQYSMATQEVKPMMEMNHRRNDPAFNAKYNPSNNQQLSSWEYGAMYDVSDLTGIPNTFLVNLHPHTWQDAKYANPDGSGLSTNREGGQVVIVRGVQK, from the coding sequence ATGAAGAAAAGCTATTTCAACTCAAAAATTGCCACCCTGGTTGCCTTGGTCGTGGCAGGCTGTAGTACGCTGGATGATCATCGTCCGGGTCCGGGGGCAACGGCTGTTGTCTTGAAGGACTATTCTGTAAATCCCTCGCTAGTGAAAGCATTGCCCGGGTTTGAATACCTGACGATCAACACGTTGATAAGCAGCGATGATAAGCTGGAACAGTCGCCGGAGTTTGTATTTGGTGCGCAACCTGACGGGGCGGGCCTGATGAAAAATCCGAACGGAGAAGGCTTTATCCTGATTGACAACCACGAAATTCACCAGTCAGTTTCCCGGGTTTATCTGGACAAAACGTTTAAGCCGGTAAAAGGTGAATACATCGTTGATTACGTAGGTGGTCAGTGGCGTTTGTGTTCGGCCACGCTGGCGACTCCGGCTGAGCATGGCTTCGGACCGTTGTTCCTGACGGCTGGTGAGAGCGGTGCTGAATCAATGGTTCACGCCATCGATCCTATCGGCGCTATTGATAAGCAAAATAAAAACCGCGTTCTGCCCGCGTTGGGAAAAGCCAGCATGGAAAATGCGGTTCCTCTGCCTAAGGATGCTTTTGTGGGTAAAACCGTAATCATCATTGGCGAAGATGACTCGAACGGCCAATTGCTGGCGTATGTCTCCAACACGGTTGGTGATCTGAACAACGGGAAATTGTACTTCCTGCGTCGCCCTAACCAGGATCCAGTAGAGACAAACATGGTACAGGGACAATCGTACGATGTGGAATTTGTCGAAGTAACTAACCCGAAAGCATCGACAGGAGCGCAGATTGCAGCCCAGTCGGTAGAGAAAAAAGCCATTCAGTTTGCCCGCGTCGAAGACATCGATTACCGCAAAGGCGGTGGTGCCAACAGCCGGGAATTTTACTTCACGGCAACCGGCGTTAGCCAGGCCGACAAAATAACGCCCGTAACGGGGAAAACCATGTGGGGTCGGGTGTACCGCGTGGTACTCGATGCCAACGATCCGTTGAAAGGTAAATTGTCTGTTGTGGCTGATGGTAGCGTTAGCCCGGGCGACAACATTGTGAATCCGGACAACCTTTGCGTGACGGAGAATTTTGTTTATATCCAGGAAGATGGCGATTCGTATTACCTGGAAAATAAGCACGATGGCCGTATCTGGCAATATTCGATGGCTACGCAGGAGGTGAAGCCGATGATGGAAATGAACCACCGTCGTAACGATCCGGCTTTCAATGCCAAATACAACCCCAGCAACAACCAGCAGTTGAGCTCGTGGGAGTACGGTGCCATGTACGATGTGTCTGACCTGACGGGTATTCCGAACACGTTCTTGGTGAACCTGCACCCACACACCTGGCAGGATGCAAAATATGCCAACCCAGACGGAAGTGGCCTGAGCACCAACCGCGAAGGTGGCCAGGTTGTGATTGTTCGGGGCGTTCAGAAATAA
- a CDS encoding T9SS type A sorting domain-containing protein produces MKKLFTVLYLLILPAAHAQFSFQYDTGPSVKIGTQTLVNPWAGGVNAAQYSRIHLNTDAVEDLVLFDRKANRVMTFIAEPFGASYRWKHAPQYESQFPRDLLYWMLLVDYDQDGKKDLFTHAPSGLRIFRNTSENGKLSWVSVIDPVYGEGLSSSKLNLYISSPDIPAITDADGDGDIDIITFELNGNTTEYWQNMSVERHGNPKGLEFKKQGLCWGNFKKEYCNDFVFGLDCSVPSGGRIGTNPNARPMHVGNASLLLDLNGDGKKDMLFGHISCDNVAALINNGGNGAAANFQSFKASFPEKEPILFDIFPAIYWEDVDFDGKKDLLASPNVYENDGNLIDFRNSTWFYHNGGTNELPDFGLVQKNFLQNEMIEVGERAVPAFADLDGDGDQDLIIGNAGVRNEQDFRARLTYFENTGTAAQPVFERRTEDYLNLSATFKLTNLQPAFVDLDGNGSLDLVFAGVNANRGMDIRYLPNQAARGAAMQFVLTNVQTIASPDRLNAGDVLNWADIDLDGKVDLLIGKTGGSLEYHRNVGTGSAPQFALQNQNYGKIGNEYTNSSASVALVDLNGDGIREVVIGDYSGLVKLYQLPENPDATMKLLDSTLVVNSEVPNSKEVLGANLALVASDLNGDELPDLVVGTLAGGLHFLKNTSEKVIVSGEEPISGPWAFPNPTDRYVQLVPPADGWVEVLNLNGQTVGKRQSVKEKVITWLDLGNHATGVYILRFTSAKNQVRTQKVVVAR; encoded by the coding sequence ATGAAAAAGCTTTTTACTGTCCTTTATTTGCTGATACTTCCTGCCGCCCACGCTCAGTTTTCGTTTCAGTACGATACGGGTCCAAGCGTAAAAATCGGTACCCAGACGCTGGTAAATCCCTGGGCGGGTGGCGTTAATGCCGCTCAATACTCGCGGATTCACCTGAATACCGACGCTGTTGAAGACCTGGTTTTATTCGACCGGAAGGCCAACCGCGTGATGACTTTTATCGCCGAACCCTTTGGCGCTAGCTACCGCTGGAAACACGCCCCGCAGTACGAGAGTCAATTTCCCCGCGATCTGCTGTACTGGATGTTATTGGTTGATTATGACCAGGATGGAAAAAAAGATTTATTCACCCACGCACCCTCCGGGCTAAGAATTTTTCGGAATACGTCTGAAAATGGCAAGCTAAGCTGGGTGTCGGTCATCGATCCGGTCTACGGCGAAGGCTTATCCAGCTCCAAGCTAAACCTCTACATTTCATCGCCCGACATACCCGCCATCACGGATGCCGATGGCGATGGAGATATTGACATCATTACGTTTGAACTCAACGGCAACACCACGGAATACTGGCAAAATATGAGTGTTGAGCGGCACGGAAATCCCAAAGGACTGGAGTTTAAAAAGCAGGGGTTATGCTGGGGGAATTTTAAGAAAGAATATTGCAATGACTTTGTTTTCGGGCTCGATTGCAGCGTTCCAAGCGGAGGCCGCATCGGTACTAATCCCAATGCACGGCCCATGCACGTAGGCAATGCCTCGCTGCTGCTGGACTTGAACGGCGACGGAAAAAAAGACATGCTATTTGGCCATATTAGCTGCGACAACGTAGCTGCGCTCATCAACAACGGCGGGAATGGAGCGGCGGCTAACTTTCAGTCCTTCAAGGCTTCGTTCCCGGAGAAAGAACCCATTCTGTTCGATATTTTCCCGGCGATCTATTGGGAAGATGTTGATTTTGATGGCAAAAAAGACTTGCTCGCTTCGCCTAATGTCTACGAAAACGATGGCAATCTGATTGATTTCCGAAACTCTACCTGGTTTTACCACAATGGCGGTACCAATGAGCTGCCCGACTTTGGGCTTGTTCAGAAGAATTTTCTGCAGAACGAAATGATCGAAGTCGGGGAGCGGGCCGTTCCCGCATTTGCGGATCTGGACGGTGACGGCGATCAGGATTTAATCATTGGTAATGCTGGTGTGCGCAACGAACAGGATTTTCGCGCGCGACTTACCTATTTTGAAAATACGGGAACTGCCGCGCAGCCCGTGTTTGAGCGCCGCACAGAGGATTATCTGAATCTGTCCGCTACGTTTAAACTGACCAACCTGCAACCCGCCTTTGTGGATCTGGATGGCAACGGCAGCCTGGATCTGGTTTTTGCCGGAGTAAATGCCAACCGGGGCATGGACATTCGCTACCTGCCCAACCAGGCGGCGCGTGGAGCAGCCATGCAATTTGTGCTCACAAACGTCCAGACAATTGCATCTCCCGACCGGCTGAATGCTGGCGACGTATTAAACTGGGCTGATATTGATTTGGATGGCAAAGTCGATTTGCTGATTGGAAAAACGGGCGGGAGTTTGGAATACCACCGCAATGTCGGGACGGGCAGTGCGCCTCAGTTTGCGCTGCAAAACCAGAATTACGGAAAAATAGGCAATGAATACACCAACAGCAGTGCTTCGGTGGCGTTGGTTGACCTGAATGGCGACGGCATCCGCGAGGTCGTTATCGGCGATTATTCCGGGCTTGTCAAGCTGTACCAGTTACCCGAAAATCCGGACGCAACGATGAAATTGCTGGATTCAACGCTGGTTGTGAACAGTGAAGTGCCCAATTCAAAGGAGGTTCTGGGAGCTAATTTGGCGCTGGTCGCCTCCGATCTCAATGGCGATGAGCTGCCGGATTTGGTGGTTGGCACCCTGGCGGGTGGGCTGCACTTTTTGAAAAATACCTCCGAAAAAGTCATCGTTAGCGGCGAAGAACCCATTAGTGGCCCCTGGGCTTTCCCGAATCCAACGGACCGCTACGTACAGCTTGTGCCGCCCGCCGATGGTTGGGTGGAGGTGCTTAATTTGAACGGGCAAACCGTAGGAAAAAGACAGTCAGTAAAAGAAAAAGTAATCACCTGGCTAGACCTGGGGAACCACGCTACGGGCGTTTACATTCTACGCTTTACGTCGGCTAAGAATCAGGTGCGTACGCAAAAAGTTGTGGTTGCTCGGTAG
- a CDS encoding D-2-hydroxyacid dehydrogenase, producing MLLYVNSRLEEGSKKRLRDQVPADIQIAFRQDLAEGEQAEVFAQADFLMGNAPADWLKSPNKLQWWQLDSAGFDAYKDIELSIPVTNMGDFFAWPCAETIVGGVLAFYRTLDELAVLQTQSKWVGAALRPSMFLLRKKSVIILGSGAIGQVIKQILTGFECSIRFLARTNPDAELHTVEELKEALPDTDIVFNTLPGSAKGFFSAELIKAMKPGSVFANVGRGTTVDEAALIENLQSGHLGGAVLDVTEKEPLPADSPLWTMPNVILTQHTGGGIATEELGKIDLFLENLRRFQEKEPLQNEVKLERGY from the coding sequence ATGCTGCTTTACGTCAATTCACGTTTGGAGGAGGGATCCAAAAAACGCCTTCGCGACCAGGTTCCGGCTGATATTCAAATTGCTTTTCGTCAGGATCTGGCAGAAGGCGAGCAAGCAGAGGTTTTCGCCCAGGCTGATTTTTTGATGGGCAATGCTCCCGCCGACTGGCTAAAAAGCCCGAATAAGCTGCAATGGTGGCAATTGGATTCTGCCGGGTTTGATGCTTACAAAGACATTGAACTCTCAATTCCGGTAACAAACATGGGCGATTTTTTTGCCTGGCCCTGCGCTGAAACCATCGTTGGGGGCGTGTTGGCCTTTTACCGGACGCTGGACGAATTAGCGGTCCTGCAAACGCAGTCGAAGTGGGTGGGAGCGGCTTTGCGTCCGTCGATGTTTCTGCTGCGGAAAAAGTCGGTGATTATTCTGGGATCCGGCGCAATTGGCCAGGTAATCAAGCAAATTTTAACAGGTTTTGAATGTTCGATACGCTTTCTGGCTCGTACCAATCCAGACGCTGAGTTGCATACGGTGGAGGAGCTAAAGGAGGCCTTGCCTGATACCGATATTGTCTTTAACACCTTGCCGGGTTCGGCCAAAGGCTTTTTCTCAGCAGAACTGATTAAGGCCATGAAACCGGGTAGCGTGTTCGCCAACGTAGGGCGGGGAACCACCGTGGATGAGGCCGCTTTGATTGAAAATCTGCAATCTGGCCATTTAGGCGGGGCTGTCCTTGATGTAACCGAAAAGGAGCCTTTACCCGCCGACAGTCCGCTCTGGACCATGCCGAACGTGATATTGACCCAGCACACGGGGGGCGGCATCGCTACGGAGGAATTGGGCAAAATTGACCTGTTTCTGGAAAATTTACGGCGCTTTCAAGAGAAAGAACCCTTGCAGAATGAAGTAAAACTAGAACGGGGCTACTGA